In the Halorubrum ruber genome, GCTCGCGGGTCGCTTCCAGCTCCTCCTCCGAGAGGCGGAGATCGAGCGGGGGGTCGTCCGACAGCAACACCGACTGCTCCGAGGTCTGACTCATGAGCGAGTAGAGGTGCCGAGGCGACTAATACCTCCCCGTCGGCGCCGGGAACTGGACGCGCGTCGGGTTCTACAGCAGTCCTTCCTCTTCGGCCAACAGCAGCCCCTCCAGCGTCGCGTCGTTCGTCGGCGGCTCCCGGGCGATTTCGAGCGCCTCGTCGACCGGGACCGACCGCGGGGCGAGAAACTCGTTGCTGTCGTGGTCGACGTCGACCGGCTCTAACCCCTCCGCGAACACGTAGCCGCGCGTGTGACGCAACACGCCCGTCGAACACCACACCTCCTGGAGCAGCGACGTCGACGAGGGCTCGAAGCCGGTCTCCTCGGCGAGCTCGCGCGCGCCCGCCTCGGTGTACGACTCGCCGGACTCGACGATTCCGGCGGGGAGTTCCAGTTGGGTGTTCCGCACGGTGGGCCGGTACTGCTCGACGAACAGCACCCGGTCGTCCGCGACCGCGACGATCACCGTCGCGGGCGACAGCTCCGCCCAGTAGTAGTTCTTCTCCGTCCCGTCGGGCTGCTCGACGCGGTCGTAGCCGCCGACGAACCACCCCTCGTCGTACTCGACGACGACCTCCTTCACCGGCCACTCGGGCTCGCCCGGCAGCGAGTGGTTGCGGCCGTCGGCGAACGCGGGGAGGTCGCGGAGGTCGGCCGCCGGGGCGTCGGGGTCGGGGGCGGCGGGGTCGTCGGAGGCGTCGCCCGCGTCGGAGTCAGCGTTCTCGCGCGTCACGGGCGGACCACCTCCGCGTGGTACACCTGGCCGTCGCGGCGCACCCGCACGCCGGTCTCCGTCGAGGCGTTCGGCACCTGCCGGGTGAGCGCGTCCACCTCGTCGAACGGCGTGTGCGTGAACCACTCCTTCATCCCGTACGGACCGGTCTGGTACCCCGCCGACCGACCGTCGTCGCTCTCTATCGCGCCGATCAGGTACGGGTACCGCCTGTCGGAGACGTTGTTCACGTCGGCGGCGGTGCCGTTCGTCTCGATCGGTTCGACCGTGAGGTAGTAGGGATCGCCGCTCCCGAGGTAGCTGGGGAGGGCACCGAGCGCGAGCAGCGCGACGACGACCAGAGCGATGGCGATGAAGACGTTCCGGGTGACCCGGCGCATGGTCGCCGTAGGGGGCGGCGGGGAATACCGGTTTCGACCGACGAGATGCCGGTCGGCGAGGTGAGCGCCGAACCGGGCGCCGCGCGGCGACGCGTTTTATACCGCGGCGCCCCTGCCGACGGTATGGAGTATCGGTTCGAGCTGGCGCTTTGCGCCGCGCTCGAATCCCCGGACCGAGTCGTCGCCCGCCAGCTCGGCGCGGGCGTCGAGACGCCGGGCACGCGGATCGTCGACGTCTGCCTGCTGTCGCCGGGCCCCGACTTCGACGACCGCGCCGCCGTCAGCGCCGAGCGGATCCCGGACCCCGCCATCGAGGCCGCGGTCGGCCCCGGCGAGGCCGTCCCCGTCCGCGACGCGTTCGACCTCCCGCCGGATCGGGCCGCCGCCGTCGTCGAGCGCGCGGTCGAGGTCGGCTACCTCGAACGCGAGCGGCGGAACGGGCGGCCGGTCGTGCGCGCGACCGCGCGCTACCCGGACGACTGGGTCGGGGAGCTCGTCGCCGTCGAGAACAAGCCCGACCTCGGGACGCCCGGCGACCTCGAGGCGCAGCTGCGCTACGACGCCGCGCTCGGCCTGTTCGACGAGGTCGTCCTCGCGACCGCCTCCTACGTCACCCGCGCGCACCTCAACCGGATCCCCGACGCGGTCGGCGTCTGGCGGTTCGATCCGGAGACGGGGGAGCGCGAGGTCGTCCGCGAGCCGACGCCGCTCGACCCAGACGCGCCCGGCGTTGAGATCCGCGCGGAGCGTCCCTCCCGCACGGAGGTCGCCTTAGTCGACCCCGAGGCCAAGGCGCGCAAGCGGCGCCGGATCGCCGAGCGCGCGTACGGGAAGGGGTGGCGCCCCGACCCGCCGGCGTGCGCGCACGGCGAGGCGACCGCTGACGGCCGGCCGCGCTGCGCGCACTTCGACCGCGTGGTCGACCCCGGCCGCGAGTGCGGGAGCGGGTGTCCGGCCTTCGAGCCCGCCGACCCGCCGGCGGCGGACCGAGAGGGGCTTCGAGACGAGCGGACGGCGTGGGTCGCGGACCCCGACGGGGGCGGCCCGCGCCGCCAGTCCGGGCTCTCGCGGTACCTGTGAGAACGCTTATACGGCGAGGGCGGGTGTTTCCGGATATGGACGAGATCGAAGACGTCTTTGTGGCGCGGCTGATGTCGACGGGCCTCCACACGGTGACGCCGGACACGCTTGTCGAGGACGCGGCCGCGGTGCTGCTCGAGAACGACATCAGCTCGGTGCTGGTCGTCGACGACGACGGCGACCTCGTCGGAATCTTAACCTCGACGGACTTCGTCGACATCGTCGCGAAGAGCCAGCCGAAGGCCGAGACGACCGTCGAGCGGTACATGACGCCCGACCCGATCACCGCGGGCGCACAGGACGACGTCGCGGCCGTCGCCGCGACGATGCTC is a window encoding:
- a CDS encoding NUDIX hydrolase, yielding MTRENADSDAGDASDDPAAPDPDAPAADLRDLPAFADGRNHSLPGEPEWPVKEVVVEYDEGWFVGGYDRVEQPDGTEKNYYWAELSPATVIVAVADDRVLFVEQYRPTVRNTQLELPAGIVESGESYTEAGARELAEETGFEPSSTSLLQEVWCSTGVLRHTRGYVFAEGLEPVDVDHDSNEFLAPRSVPVDEALEIAREPPTNDATLEGLLLAEEEGLL
- a CDS encoding DUF5787 family protein, producing MEYRFELALCAALESPDRVVARQLGAGVETPGTRIVDVCLLSPGPDFDDRAAVSAERIPDPAIEAAVGPGEAVPVRDAFDLPPDRAAAVVERAVEVGYLERERRNGRPVVRATARYPDDWVGELVAVENKPDLGTPGDLEAQLRYDAALGLFDEVVLATASYVTRAHLNRIPDAVGVWRFDPETGEREVVREPTPLDPDAPGVEIRAERPSRTEVALVDPEAKARKRRRIAERAYGKGWRPDPPACAHGEATADGRPRCAHFDRVVDPGRECGSGCPAFEPADPPAADREGLRDERTAWVADPDGGGPRRQSGLSRYL
- a CDS encoding CBS domain-containing protein — protein: MDEIEDVFVARLMSTGLHTVTPDTLVEDAAAVLLENDISSVLVVDDDGDLVGILTSTDFVDIVAKSQPKAETTVERYMTPDPITAGAQDDVAAVAATMLEHGFHHVPVVDGKTPIGIITTSDFAAYVSSPESVSA